A window from Deltaproteobacteria bacterium encodes these proteins:
- a CDS encoding nitrate reductase subunit alpha, which translates to MSWIKDIISPQTRKWEEFYRNRFQHDRIVRSTHGVNCTGGCSWQIHVKDGIVVWETQQLDYPLLEDSLPPYEPRGCQRGISYSWYLYSPLRIKYPLIRGALIDAYRAEKETWGDPLKAWESLQKDPQKRQTYQKARGKGGFRRASWDEVLEIMAVANIYTAKKYGPDRVIGFSPIPAMSMLSYAAGGRFLQLFGGVNLSFYDWYCDLPTAFPEIWGEQTDVCESADWYNAKMIADMGACLNMTRTPDCHFFAESRHNGTKAVVFSPDFSQVCKYADQWVPLHAGSDGAFWMAVSHVILKEFHHEKQTPYFIKYVKQYTDSPYLVVLNKEGGHYTPGRLLRANEISSFQDIENGEWKFLNIDEASGSLVVPKGAMGHRWGKAGQWNMKLEGSTDDNPYDPVLTLLKNNDGVLSTEFTEFGLNKKVLRGVPVKYVETLHGKVAVATVYDLIMAQYGVGRGLSGEYPKDYADADAAYTPAWQEILTGVDSKTVLQFAREWANTAAMTEGKCMIIIGAGINHWYHANLMYRAGAMALMLSGCVGKNGGGLNHYVGQEKLAPVDSWGSIAFAKDWYAASRLQQAPLWHYINTCQYRYDGQYSHYNTVPDNDMTRKHTADTILQSVRNGWMPFYPQFKQSTLELGQEAMAQGAKDDAGITDYVLKKLKSKELEYSVADPEAEENHPRVWYIWRGNAIMGSMKGHEYALQHYLGTHSNAIGKDSAEHPQEVKWHEIAPTGKMDLVVDLNFRMDSSALYSDIVLPAASWYEKADLNSTDLHSFIHPLSAAIPPVWEAKTDWNIFKELARVTSEAAKKYFPEPQVDIVALPLSHDTADEMTQPSVKDWYHGECEAIPGKTMHKLAVVRRDYTKLYERYITLGENIKTKGLGAHGNHYFCADEYDQMIASNHFPVEKIDGKIYPSLKEDEWAANAVLHLSTLTNGTLTVRAYENMEKKTGLKLADLGEGSKDVRIRYADLQAQPRRYNTSPLWSGLMNNGRAYAAYTYNVDRLVPWRTLTGRQHFYLDHEMYIAYGEHLPTYKPSPRPEVYGDLKETLKDGKAKVLNCLTPHGKWHIHSTYMENLRMLTLSRGCEPCWMSEQDAKELGIQDNDWVEVYNDHGVYCTRACVSARIPKGVCIVYHVPERTVGIPKSQVRGNKRAGGHNSFTRIHLKPNYLCGGYGQFSYHFNYWGPIAPQRDTHVTVKKMDKVIF; encoded by the coding sequence ATGAGCTGGATTAAAGATATTATTTCCCCTCAGACGCGAAAATGGGAAGAGTTTTATCGCAATCGCTTTCAACACGACCGTATCGTTCGAAGTACGCATGGAGTTAACTGTACGGGCGGTTGTTCTTGGCAAATCCATGTGAAAGACGGCATTGTCGTTTGGGAGACGCAACAACTCGATTACCCGCTCCTGGAAGATTCACTGCCACCTTATGAACCGCGGGGTTGTCAAAGAGGTATTTCGTACTCTTGGTATTTATATAGCCCGCTTCGCATCAAGTATCCCTTGATTCGAGGTGCCCTGATCGATGCCTATCGTGCCGAAAAGGAAACATGGGGTGATCCGCTCAAGGCCTGGGAGTCTTTGCAAAAAGATCCACAAAAACGCCAGACCTATCAGAAGGCTCGCGGTAAAGGTGGGTTTAGAAGGGCTAGTTGGGATGAGGTTTTGGAAATCATGGCCGTTGCCAATATTTACACCGCAAAGAAATATGGCCCCGACCGAGTTATTGGTTTTTCACCCATCCCTGCAATGTCGATGCTCAGTTATGCAGCGGGTGGTCGATTTCTCCAACTGTTTGGAGGAGTGAATTTAAGTTTTTATGATTGGTATTGTGACCTTCCTACAGCTTTTCCAGAAATTTGGGGCGAACAGACCGATGTTTGTGAGAGTGCTGACTGGTACAATGCCAAAATGATTGCCGACATGGGTGCGTGTTTGAATATGACCCGTACACCCGATTGCCACTTTTTTGCAGAGTCACGGCACAATGGCACCAAGGCGGTTGTGTTCTCGCCTGATTTTAGCCAAGTTTGTAAATATGCCGATCAGTGGGTGCCTCTCCACGCGGGGAGTGACGGTGCGTTTTGGATGGCGGTCTCTCATGTCATCCTCAAAGAATTTCATCACGAAAAACAAACACCCTATTTTATAAAGTACGTCAAGCAATACACCGACAGCCCTTATCTGGTCGTGCTCAATAAGGAGGGCGGTCATTACACTCCAGGCCGTCTCTTGCGAGCCAATGAAATCAGCTCCTTTCAAGATATTGAAAACGGTGAGTGGAAGTTTCTCAATATAGATGAAGCATCGGGGAGCTTGGTAGTGCCCAAGGGTGCGATGGGGCATCGTTGGGGTAAGGCTGGTCAGTGGAACATGAAGCTTGAGGGTTCCACGGATGACAACCCTTATGATCCCGTGCTTACCTTGCTTAAAAATAATGATGGCGTGCTGAGTACCGAATTTACAGAATTCGGCCTAAACAAGAAAGTTTTGCGAGGCGTTCCCGTCAAGTATGTTGAGACTTTGCATGGCAAAGTTGCTGTCGCAACGGTTTATGATCTGATCATGGCTCAGTATGGCGTGGGGCGTGGGCTTTCGGGAGAATATCCTAAAGACTATGCCGATGCAGATGCTGCTTATACACCCGCTTGGCAAGAGATTTTGACAGGGGTTGATTCTAAGACCGTGCTTCAATTTGCCAGAGAGTGGGCCAATACTGCGGCGATGACCGAGGGTAAGTGCATGATCATCATTGGTGCGGGTATTAATCACTGGTATCACGCCAATCTGATGTACCGTGCGGGTGCTATGGCGTTGATGCTTTCAGGCTGCGTAGGTAAAAATGGAGGTGGTTTGAATCACTATGTGGGGCAGGAAAAACTAGCCCCGGTTGATTCTTGGGGTTCCATTGCTTTTGCCAAAGATTGGTATGCAGCGAGTCGGCTTCAACAAGCCCCGCTGTGGCATTACATCAACACCTGTCAGTACCGTTACGATGGTCAGTATTCACATTATAATACGGTCCCCGACAATGACATGACCCGCAAACACACGGCCGACACTATTTTGCAGTCTGTTCGTAATGGGTGGATGCCCTTTTATCCGCAGTTTAAGCAAAGCACTTTAGAACTTGGTCAAGAAGCCATGGCCCAAGGTGCCAAAGACGACGCGGGTATTACCGATTATGTATTGAAAAAATTAAAATCAAAAGAATTGGAATATTCCGTGGCAGACCCTGAGGCCGAAGAAAACCACCCAAGGGTTTGGTATATTTGGCGTGGCAATGCCATCATGGGGAGTATGAAGGGTCACGAGTATGCCCTGCAACATTATCTTGGCACGCATTCAAACGCCATTGGGAAAGATTCGGCAGAACACCCTCAAGAGGTGAAATGGCATGAGATCGCACCCACCGGAAAGATGGATCTGGTAGTGGACTTAAACTTTCGCATGGACTCCTCAGCGCTCTATTCCGATATCGTTCTGCCTGCAGCTTCTTGGTATGAAAAGGCAGACCTCAACAGTACCGACTTACATTCGTTCATTCATCCACTGTCAGCGGCTATTCCGCCGGTTTGGGAAGCCAAGACCGATTGGAACATTTTTAAAGAATTAGCAAGGGTGACGAGTGAGGCGGCTAAAAAATATTTTCCCGAACCTCAGGTAGACATTGTTGCATTGCCATTATCCCACGATACGGCCGATGAGATGACGCAGCCCAGTGTGAAGGATTGGTATCATGGCGAGTGTGAGGCAATTCCTGGAAAGACCATGCACAAGCTTGCCGTGGTTCGCCGCGATTATACCAAACTCTATGAAAGATATATTACCCTCGGAGAAAATATCAAAACCAAGGGTTTGGGTGCACACGGTAACCATTATTTCTGTGCGGATGAATACGACCAGATGATTGCTTCGAATCATTTCCCTGTAGAAAAGATCGATGGGAAAATTTATCCCTCCCTCAAAGAAGATGAGTGGGCCGCTAATGCGGTTCTTCACTTGTCGACACTGACCAATGGTACGCTGACAGTACGTGCCTATGAAAATATGGAGAAAAAAACCGGGCTTAAACTGGCTGATTTAGGTGAAGGAAGTAAGGATGTTCGCATCCGTTATGCTGACTTGCAGGCCCAACCGCGGCGTTACAATACTTCTCCGCTATGGTCGGGGCTCATGAACAATGGCAGGGCCTATGCCGCTTATACCTATAATGTAGATCGCCTCGTGCCCTGGAGAACGCTCACCGGCAGGCAGCATTTTTACCTCGATCACGAGATGTATATTGCCTATGGTGAGCACTTACCAACCTATAAACCTTCACCCAGGCCAGAAGTGTATGGTGATTTGAAAGAGACCTTAAAAGATGGCAAGGCCAAGGTGTTGAACTGCCTTACTCCGCATGGCAAGTGGCATATCCACTCAACTTACATGGAAAATCTTCGCATGTTAACGCTCTCGCGAGGTTGTGAACCCTGTTGGATGAGTGAGCAAGATGCAAAAGAATTGGGGATTCAAGACAACGATTGGGTTGAGGTTTATAACGACCATGGTGTTTATTGCACTCGTGCCTGTGTGAGCGCTCGTATTCCAAAAGGCGTGTGCATTGTTTATCATGTGCCCGAGCGTACGGTGGGTATTCCTAAATCACAAGTGAGAGGGAACAAGAGAGCGGGGGGGCATAATAGCTTCACACGGATCCACCTAAAGCCGAACTACCTGTGCGGCGGATACGGGCAGTTCTCGTATCACTTTAACTATTGGGGACCCATTGCCCCGCAACGGGATACCCATGTGACGGTTAAAAAGATGGATAAAGTTATATTTTGA
- a CDS encoding cytochrome c has translation MAFFLVFILSLPSTALAFVGQGKVLFEQKCAACHTIGGGRRVGPDLAGVHDRHKEDWMLKFIKSSQAVIQSGDPEAVALFEQNNKIIMPDHLFSDDEIKGIIAYIKEAGGSSAPHSGGGQVVVETPSEPTPDEILLGRNLFQGRVRFTQGGPSCISCHHVRNDAVIGGGVLAKDLTLVFSRIGKPGVQAILGSPPFPVMQAAYQGKSFTPEEIRALTGFLQDADREHAFQQPKDYGWGLFNAGISGVVLLSVLCALMGWRRKKHSVNQAIYDRQIQSE, from the coding sequence ATGGCGTTTTTTTTAGTTTTTATTTTGAGTCTTCCTTCGACAGCGCTTGCCTTCGTAGGCCAGGGCAAGGTTCTATTTGAACAAAAGTGCGCCGCCTGCCATACCATTGGTGGTGGGCGCCGCGTGGGGCCCGACTTAGCGGGTGTGCATGATCGACATAAAGAAGACTGGATGCTTAAATTCATCAAGTCTTCGCAAGCCGTCATTCAATCCGGTGATCCCGAAGCCGTGGCCTTGTTTGAACAAAACAACAAGATTATCATGCCCGACCATCTCTTTTCCGACGATGAAATTAAGGGAATTATTGCATACATCAAGGAAGCGGGAGGAAGTTCAGCACCTCATAGTGGAGGAGGGCAGGTTGTGGTGGAGACTCCGTCGGAACCGACCCCAGATGAAATCTTGTTGGGGCGCAATCTTTTTCAAGGAAGGGTTCGTTTTACGCAGGGTGGGCCTTCTTGTATTTCATGCCATCATGTGAGAAACGATGCTGTCATTGGGGGTGGGGTCCTTGCCAAGGATCTAACCCTAGTATTTTCTAGAATAGGTAAACCAGGGGTGCAGGCGATCTTAGGGAGCCCTCCTTTTCCTGTTATGCAAGCGGCTTATCAAGGTAAATCTTTCACACCGGAGGAGATTCGGGCATTAACAGGTTTTTTGCAAGATGCGGATCGTGAACATGCCTTTCAACAACCCAAAGATTATGGGTGGGGGCTCTTTAACGCTGGGATCAGCGGTGTGGTGCTACTTTCTGTGCTCTGTGCGTTGATGGGGTGGCGTCGCAAGAAACATTCCGTCAACCAAGCAATTTATGACCGACAGATTCAATCCGAGTAG
- a CDS encoding ChaN family lipoprotein, with protein sequence MSNKQNLSPREELLAIQKRVFYHNKQIIEDSVLVQEKDFSQYEKNYLNCVRTYQRVVSLDELKRKMVKAQFVFVGDYHTNPQSQRSFLRLLRALVGETKNFCIALEFIQRKKQIYVDQYLNGKLPIEKFLKKIELKKHFHFDLWGNFKPLFDFAIYHGVKIYGLETAPYGSGLIKRDQAMAETLKDIHEKNPNSLVVCLVGDLHIAPKNLPHQLRATLNATKLRSEKILHVYQNSEKIYWQLAQAGLEDKVEIVQLGEWSYCLMNTPPVVWQQSYLNWLENEIEFDYSDPKANFVDLMERIAAFLEIKVPDTKDEVEIFTWDDLSFLDRLENASDFTVREIKAIKQQIESSESYYIPKRKWVYLGNLSINHAAEEASHCLKHLLSGEEFPRSGFDAFYANVLHEAVGFFGSKLINHKRKCLRERDYESLIEYFKTSQDFPRVRHLEVEIARFVLSHQAMMKKGKDPAMPEHFFSNYKLFFGVSHALGYLLGERIYYAMLKELIRKREVIRLYRSPFKEEGEPFLLYHYLYNKTSRLRLPHRL encoded by the coding sequence ATGTCCAATAAACAGAATTTAAGCCCGCGGGAAGAATTATTAGCCATTCAAAAAAGAGTCTTTTACCATAATAAACAAATCATTGAAGACTCCGTTCTGGTTCAAGAAAAAGATTTTTCTCAATACGAAAAAAATTACTTAAATTGCGTTAGAACCTATCAACGAGTGGTAAGTTTAGATGAATTAAAGCGCAAGATGGTTAAGGCGCAGTTTGTTTTTGTGGGGGATTATCACACCAACCCGCAATCTCAGCGGTCATTCTTGCGCCTTTTGCGAGCCTTAGTTGGCGAAACTAAAAATTTTTGCATCGCTTTAGAATTTATTCAGCGTAAAAAACAAATTTATGTTGATCAATATTTAAACGGCAAACTTCCAATAGAAAAATTTTTAAAGAAAATTGAATTAAAAAAACATTTTCATTTTGATCTGTGGGGGAATTTTAAACCACTTTTTGATTTTGCCATTTATCATGGGGTTAAGATTTATGGTTTGGAGACCGCTCCTTATGGTTCAGGGCTGATCAAAAGAGATCAAGCCATGGCCGAAACTTTAAAAGATATTCATGAAAAAAATCCTAATTCCCTTGTGGTTTGTTTAGTGGGAGATTTGCACATCGCTCCAAAAAATTTACCCCACCAATTACGGGCCACTTTAAATGCAACGAAGCTGCGTTCAGAAAAAATACTTCATGTTTATCAAAACTCAGAGAAAATTTATTGGCAGTTAGCCCAAGCCGGGTTGGAGGACAAGGTTGAAATTGTTCAGCTGGGGGAATGGAGTTACTGTTTAATGAACACGCCGCCCGTTGTGTGGCAACAGTCTTATTTGAATTGGCTCGAAAATGAAATTGAGTTTGATTATTCCGATCCCAAGGCCAATTTTGTTGATTTAATGGAACGAATCGCGGCTTTTTTAGAAATTAAGGTGCCCGACACTAAAGACGAAGTTGAAATATTTACGTGGGATGATTTGAGTTTTCTTGATCGATTAGAAAATGCCTCTGACTTTACAGTTCGAGAAATCAAAGCCATTAAACAACAGATTGAATCTTCAGAATCTTATTATATCCCTAAACGTAAGTGGGTTTATCTAGGGAATCTTTCCATCAACCATGCTGCTGAAGAAGCCAGCCATTGCCTTAAACATTTATTATCGGGTGAAGAATTTCCCCGCAGTGGGTTTGATGCCTTTTACGCCAATGTATTGCATGAAGCGGTAGGGTTTTTTGGTTCTAAATTAATCAACCATAAACGAAAATGTTTAAGAGAACGGGATTATGAATCCCTCATTGAATATTTTAAAACCTCTCAAGATTTTCCACGAGTGCGCCATTTAGAGGTGGAAATAGCGAGGTTTGTTTTATCCCATCAGGCCATGATGAAAAAAGGGAAAGACCCAGCCATGCCTGAACATTTTTTTTCTAATTATAAATTATTTTTTGGTGTGTCGCATGCCTTGGGTTATTTATTGGGGGAGAGAATTTATTATGCGATGCTCAAAGAACTTATTCGAAAAAGAGAAGTCATAAGGCTTTACCGCAGCCCGTTTAAAGAAGAAGGTGAACCTTTTTTACTTTATCATTATCTTTATAATAAGACCTCCCGCTTGCGCCTGCCCCACCGGCTTTAG
- a CDS encoding polyprenol monophosphomannose synthase, which produces MSVFLVIPTYNEKDNLPLLVRKVFSVLPEAKMLIVDDASPDGTGVLAENLRQHYPERLFVLHRAGKQGLGSAYVMGFRQALRLGATKVIQMDADFSHPIERLPKMLALAEDYDLVIGSRYVEGGQTPGLKGLRRLISWGGGVYTRAILGLKVRDVTSGFKCFDASVLADIDLDNFKMSGYGFQIELIYKTFLRNYRVVEMPICFKSRRQGESKMGFKIVLEALLNVLVLRRDSFAFRRAYSAQLDY; this is translated from the coding sequence ATGTCAGTATTTTTAGTGATTCCGACTTATAACGAAAAAGACAACTTGCCTTTGTTGGTAAGAAAGGTCTTTTCGGTCTTGCCAGAGGCTAAGATGTTGATTGTTGACGACGCTAGCCCCGATGGCACGGGTGTGTTGGCAGAAAATTTACGACAACATTACCCTGAACGGCTGTTTGTTTTGCACCGGGCTGGGAAGCAAGGTTTGGGCTCGGCTTATGTGATGGGTTTTCGGCAGGCCTTGCGCTTGGGGGCAACAAAAGTCATTCAAATGGATGCCGATTTTTCTCATCCTATTGAACGTTTACCCAAAATGTTAGCTTTGGCCGAAGATTATGATTTGGTGATCGGTTCTCGTTATGTGGAGGGTGGCCAAACTCCTGGGCTTAAAGGGCTTCGCAGATTGATTAGTTGGGGAGGCGGGGTTTATACCCGTGCTATTTTAGGGTTGAAGGTTCGGGATGTAACCAGTGGTTTTAAATGTTTTGATGCCAGTGTATTAGCCGATATTGATTTAGACAATTTCAAGATGTCAGGCTATGGGTTTCAAATTGAATTAATTTATAAAACTTTTTTGAGAAATTATCGAGTGGTTGAAATGCCCATTTGCTTTAAAAGTCGGCGCCAAGGGGAATCAAAAATGGGTTTCAAGATTGTTTTAGAAGCTCTGCTTAATGTGCTTGTCTTGCGTCGCGATTCGTTTGCATTTCGGCGCGCTTACAGTGCACAACTTGATTACTAG
- a CDS encoding glycosyltransferase family 39 protein yields the protein MTSSVDPISNVLPKGWKIFIIFSLITFLFRCPSLFWPYLDIDEVMWGLLANSIVDGSSPYVTVMGEKPPLLYLVYAGVFSIFGKHQYWAIHLLGMLWFSLTGLSVTYLSRQAGASRLASLWAGVFYLIFASAPGFRILATTGELLMNLPLVLSAYYFLRSFKKQPASSAFLSGILLLTGSLFRQQGAIQFFAYFIFLFIVPFNIKAYLTRLGGLLLGMATVAALCVAYLVKVGSWNDFVYWVFQHNYQYILQGFSNHNVLWNFLTQTGHVLLMTAPLWVLVGYRFWKEKKLEILLWLIFGFSLLATVPGGRFFPHYFLQAFPTLCILSALQLEKILSLKNKLERSLFKITFLYIVLLVLRIPFIGLEMKLDDTGDYSPALKVVGHYIKERTQKQDSIFIWGWAQGIYYYSERNPAARFISSDFLTGRSPRQNETLQFDTRANINPQSWDQLFADFAKQKPTYIIDTSIGNYHDYQRYPIADFPALQNYLSDHYQLETRLENMDLYRLK from the coding sequence ATGACTTCAAGTGTTGACCCCATTTCAAACGTACTCCCCAAGGGTTGGAAAATATTCATTATTTTTAGCTTAATCACTTTCTTATTTCGATGTCCCTCTTTATTTTGGCCCTACCTCGATATTGATGAGGTGATGTGGGGGCTATTGGCGAACAGTATAGTCGATGGCTCAAGCCCTTACGTAACCGTCATGGGAGAAAAGCCACCTTTACTTTACCTGGTTTATGCTGGAGTTTTTTCGATTTTTGGCAAACACCAATATTGGGCCATTCATCTACTAGGCATGCTTTGGTTCAGCCTTACAGGCTTAAGTGTGACTTATCTTAGCCGACAGGCCGGCGCCTCCCGACTAGCCAGCCTTTGGGCAGGGGTTTTTTATCTTATCTTTGCAAGTGCCCCCGGGTTTCGCATCCTTGCCACCACTGGCGAATTGCTCATGAACCTACCCTTAGTTCTGAGTGCTTATTATTTTTTAAGAAGTTTCAAAAAACAACCTGCTAGCTCGGCTTTTCTATCAGGCATTTTGCTTTTAACCGGTTCTCTCTTTCGCCAACAAGGTGCTATCCAATTTTTTGCCTATTTCATTTTTTTATTCATCGTTCCGTTTAATATCAAGGCTTACTTAACACGCTTAGGTGGTCTTTTGCTTGGTATGGCAACGGTTGCTGCGCTTTGTGTGGCCTATTTAGTCAAAGTTGGGAGTTGGAATGATTTTGTTTATTGGGTTTTTCAACACAACTACCAATATATTTTACAAGGTTTTTCTAATCACAATGTTTTATGGAATTTCTTGACTCAAACCGGTCACGTGCTGCTCATGACAGCTCCGTTGTGGGTTTTAGTGGGTTATAGATTTTGGAAGGAAAAAAAGTTAGAAATTCTGCTTTGGCTCATCTTTGGTTTTTCTTTATTAGCCACAGTGCCAGGTGGGCGTTTCTTCCCCCATTACTTTCTACAAGCCTTCCCAACCCTCTGTATCTTAAGTGCCTTACAATTAGAAAAAATTCTTTCGCTTAAAAACAAACTCGAACGAAGCTTATTTAAAATAACTTTTCTTTACATTGTGCTTTTGGTCTTACGCATTCCTTTTATCGGCTTAGAAATGAAATTAGACGACACGGGTGATTATAGCCCTGCCCTTAAAGTAGTGGGCCATTATATTAAAGAAAGAACCCAAAAACAGGACTCCATTTTTATTTGGGGTTGGGCACAAGGCATTTATTATTATTCAGAGCGCAACCCCGCTGCCCGCTTTATCTCTTCAGACTTCCTAACCGGCCGCTCACCCCGCCAGAACGAAACTCTACAATTCGACACACGGGCCAATATCAACCCCCAAAGTTGGGACCAATTATTTGCTGACTTTGCCAAACAAAAACCTACTTACATTATCGATACCTCCATCGGCAATTACCACGACTATCAACGCTACCCCATAGCCGATTTCCCAGCCCTACAAAATTACCTGAGCGACCATTACCAACTCGAAACCCGCCTCGAAAACATGGATCTTTACCGATTAAAATGA
- a CDS encoding 2-isopropylmalate synthase, producing the protein MVKDIVKIFDTTLRDGEQSPGFSMNIEEKLRLARQLAKLNVDIIEAGFPVASEGDFEAVRRVAQEVQGPTIAGLARANLKDIDRCWEAIRYAKRPRIHTFIATSDIHLQHKLRKTREQVLEDTVQAVAHAVRYTPDVEFSAEDATRSDRDYLCQVISAAIEAGATTVNIPDTVGYTVPSEYLKLIQYLKQKVPNIDRAIISVHCHNDLGLAVSNSLAAIEAGARQVECTINGIGERAGNASMEEIAMILKVRGDLMKCDTNLKTQQLYPTSKLLSLITGVAVQPNKAIVGENAFAHEAGIHQDGILKHQMTYEIMTPESVGWSKSNLVLGKHSGRHAFKTRLSELGYELDETQINSAFTAFKALADRKKEIFDDDLVALVSEQSHSWEDKYTLKSLQVTSGTDQEATATISLDVAGKEVKGSDKGEGPVEVIFKTLRKLTHSRSELMKFQISSITGGVDAQGEVTVVIRENGKEVRGVGTHTDILVASARAYINALNRLILFEKVSQKGI; encoded by the coding sequence ATGGTCAAGGACATTGTCAAAATATTTGATACCACCTTGCGTGACGGGGAACAGTCCCCGGGTTTTAGTATGAATATTGAAGAAAAGTTAAGGCTAGCGCGGCAATTGGCCAAGCTGAATGTAGACATCATTGAAGCAGGTTTTCCCGTCGCCTCGGAAGGTGACTTTGAGGCCGTGCGGCGAGTGGCCCAAGAGGTCCAAGGGCCAACCATTGCAGGCCTGGCAAGAGCCAATTTGAAAGATATCGATCGTTGTTGGGAGGCCATTCGTTATGCCAAGCGCCCTCGTATTCATACCTTTATTGCAACCAGCGATATTCACTTGCAACATAAACTGCGAAAGACGCGCGAGCAGGTGTTAGAAGATACGGTACAAGCTGTGGCTCATGCGGTTCGCTACACGCCCGACGTAGAATTTTCGGCTGAAGATGCCACGCGTAGCGATCGGGATTATCTGTGCCAGGTCATTAGCGCAGCTATTGAAGCTGGGGCTACGACCGTTAATATTCCGGATACAGTGGGTTACACCGTGCCAAGTGAATATTTGAAATTAATTCAATATTTAAAACAAAAGGTCCCTAACATTGATCGGGCCATCATTAGTGTGCATTGTCACAATGACTTAGGCCTAGCCGTATCTAATTCTTTAGCGGCTATTGAAGCTGGGGCAAGACAAGTGGAATGCACCATCAATGGCATCGGTGAACGGGCCGGTAATGCCTCGATGGAAGAAATTGCTATGATCTTAAAAGTGCGTGGTGATTTAATGAAATGCGATACGAATCTGAAAACCCAGCAGTTGTATCCCACCTCGAAGTTATTGTCGTTAATTACGGGTGTGGCTGTGCAACCTAATAAGGCTATTGTTGGAGAAAATGCCTTTGCCCACGAAGCGGGTATTCATCAAGATGGTATTCTTAAACATCAAATGACTTATGAGATCATGACCCCTGAATCCGTAGGCTGGTCTAAAAGTAATTTGGTGTTGGGCAAACATTCGGGTCGGCATGCCTTTAAGACTCGTTTGTCAGAATTGGGTTATGAATTAGATGAAACCCAAATCAATAGTGCCTTTACCGCCTTTAAAGCCCTGGCTGATCGTAAAAAAGAAATTTTCGACGATGATTTAGTTGCATTAGTGTCTGAGCAAAGTCATAGTTGGGAAGATAAATACACTCTTAAATCTTTACAGGTCACCAGTGGTACTGATCAAGAGGCCACCGCAACGATCAGCCTGGATGTTGCAGGCAAAGAAGTAAAGGGTTCGGATAAAGGTGAGGGCCCGGTAGAAGTGATTTTTAAGACTTTGCGTAAGCTCACTCATTCTCGTAGTGAGTTGATGAAGTTTCAAATCAGTTCTATTACCGGCGGCGTTGATGCGCAAGGTGAAGTGACGGTAGTGATTCGAGAGAACGGGAAAGAAGTCCGCGGAGTAGGGACACATACCGACATCTTAGTAGCCAGCGCCCGAGCTTACATCAACGCGCTCAATCGATTGATCCTATTTGAAAAAGTATCCCAAAAAGGGATATAA
- the pssA gene encoding CDP-diacylglycerol--serine O-phosphatidyltransferase: protein MKKFKIRKFNRLKRGNRRTYDMRKGIYILPNLFTTTSLFCGFYSIVQTLKGHYYVAAWAIFVAGIFDMLDGRIARLTRASSDFGTEYDSLCDLASFGMAPVLLAYSWSLQAYPRIGVAAAFLFFACGAMRLARYNVQSVNVERKNFQGLPIPMAAGLLITYVIFYHHYFGRAMPGKSVLFLSLTILAALLMVSNVPYRSFKQFTSRRRASFFYLVGLAVVIFFFIISPHEFVFIACLIYTASGMVEYVLQKIFVAKSPSKELTLELGGPTPPYESESLQSIH from the coding sequence ATGAAGAAATTTAAAATTAGAAAATTTAATCGGCTTAAACGAGGCAACCGCCGTACCTACGACATGCGGAAGGGCATTTATATTTTGCCCAATCTCTTTACCACCACCAGTCTCTTTTGTGGTTTTTATTCAATTGTTCAAACCCTGAAAGGCCATTATTATGTAGCAGCTTGGGCAATTTTTGTGGCGGGTATTTTTGATATGTTAGATGGGCGCATCGCTCGTTTAACTCGAGCGAGTAGCGATTTCGGAACTGAATACGATTCTTTATGTGATCTGGCTAGTTTTGGGATGGCACCTGTTTTGTTGGCCTATAGTTGGTCTTTACAAGCTTATCCTCGTATCGGGGTCGCTGCTGCCTTTTTGTTTTTTGCCTGTGGGGCCATGCGGCTAGCCCGTTATAATGTTCAATCGGTCAATGTTGAACGCAAGAATTTTCAAGGGCTACCTATTCCCATGGCGGCAGGTTTGTTGATCACTTATGTGATTTTTTATCATCACTATTTTGGAAGGGCAATGCCCGGCAAATCTGTTTTGTTTTTGAGTTTAACCATCTTAGCTGCTTTGTTGATGGTGAGCAATGTTCCTTATCGCAGTTTTAAACAGTTTACTTCTAGGCGGCGGGCATCATTTTTTTATTTGGTGGGTTTAGCCGTGGTGATTTTCTTTTTCATTATTTCTCCCCACGAATTTGTTTTTATTGCGTGTTTGATTTATACAGCTAGCGGCATGGTAGAATATGTCTTGCAAAAAATCTTTGTGGCCAAAAGCCCTAGCAAAGAACTTACCCTCGAGCTTGGTGGCCCCACGCCACCCTATGAATCAGAATCCCTACAATCTATTCATTAG